From Martelella sp. AD-3, a single genomic window includes:
- a CDS encoding flavin reductase family protein gives MAFDAPDEQALAFREGMSRLGAAVTLLTSDGVSGRHGMTASAVVSVTDTPPTLIVCVNRKIRCHDLFVENGVLAVNVLAGRHQELTSRFGGRFQGDRFAGNNWIKLKTGAPVLEDAEVAFDCRIVDVRPVGSHSVMTCEVETVRLHALDAEGLIWFGRHFHHLHAGAPK, from the coding sequence CGAACAGGCGCTGGCGTTCCGTGAGGGCATGAGCCGGCTGGGCGCGGCGGTGACGCTGCTGACGTCGGACGGCGTTTCCGGCCGGCACGGCATGACGGCCTCCGCCGTCGTTTCCGTGACAGACACGCCGCCCACGCTGATTGTCTGCGTCAACCGGAAAATCCGATGCCACGACCTGTTCGTCGAGAATGGCGTGCTGGCGGTCAATGTGCTCGCCGGCCGGCATCAGGAACTGACCTCCCGCTTCGGCGGAAGGTTTCAGGGCGATCGCTTTGCCGGCAACAACTGGATCAAACTCAAGACCGGCGCGCCGGTGCTGGAGGATGCCGAAGTCGCCTTTGACTGCCGGATCGTTGATGTCCGCCCGGTTGGCTCACACTCGGTTATGACCTGCGAAGTCGAAACCGTCCGTCTCCACGCGCTGGACGCAGAGGGGCTGATCTGGTTCGGCCGTCATTTCCATCACCTTCATGCGGGCGCGCCCAAATGA
- a CDS encoding MarR family winged helix-turn-helix transcriptional regulator, with amino-acid sequence MNAKQTNPHFKRNWPFYWVSRVNARYVQVLEKRLKPIGIDVPRWRVLMSLYEDTYLSISEIAEFSTMRLNTTTKVVQRMISDGLVTTRVRPSDARVTEACLTAEGDRLRALALAEARQVFDISFQDVSDEEMTVLNAILEKVFGQLNRL; translated from the coding sequence GTGAACGCGAAACAGACGAATCCGCATTTCAAGAGAAACTGGCCGTTTTACTGGGTCAGCCGCGTGAACGCGCGCTATGTGCAGGTTCTTGAAAAACGACTGAAGCCGATCGGCATCGACGTGCCGCGCTGGCGCGTGCTGATGTCGCTTTACGAAGATACCTATCTCTCGATTTCCGAAATCGCGGAATTTTCCACCATGCGGCTGAACACCACGACCAAGGTCGTTCAGCGCATGATCAGCGATGGCCTTGTTACCACTCGCGTGCGCCCGAGTGACGCGCGCGTGACGGAAGCCTGCCTGACGGCGGAAGGCGACCGCCTTCGCGCGCTGGCGCTGGCAGAGGCCCGGCAGGTCTTCGACATCAGCTTTCAGGATGTGAGCGACGAGGAGATGACCGTGCTCAACGCCATCCTGGAAAAGGTCTTCGGCCAGCTCAACCGTCTGTGA
- a CDS encoding TRAP transporter substrate-binding protein: protein MNVIFRVLSAASVGVMMFAGTVKAETVLTLSSWVPATHPQVANFIVPMAADIERVTEGRVKVKILPAPLGPPAAAFDLAKNGVADITYSVQGYTPGRFKTAAIGEMPFLSDDAVATSVAFWRVYEKYLASAGEYDGVKVMAIYTHGPGEMFSSKPIENVDDIEGQKIRIGGVVAKDIVTSLGGVPVEGPSSKSYELLSQGVADGIFFPYESVNFFKLIDLVDYGYAVPGGIYNTAMFVVMNQGKWDSLPPEDQAAISTIIGEPLSRKAGEMWNEADARGRAAMEGKVRIHEAGETDMTALREKLQPIIDNQIAVVSATGVDGQAAYEMLKAEIAKVEAESAQ, encoded by the coding sequence ATGAACGTAATTTTTCGTGTTCTGTCCGCCGCCAGTGTCGGCGTAATGATGTTTGCCGGAACGGTCAAGGCCGAAACCGTGCTGACGCTCTCGAGCTGGGTGCCGGCCACCCATCCGCAGGTTGCCAACTTCATCGTGCCGATGGCCGCCGATATCGAACGGGTCACGGAAGGCCGGGTCAAGGTGAAAATCCTGCCGGCCCCGCTCGGCCCGCCGGCCGCCGCCTTCGACCTCGCCAAGAACGGCGTGGCCGATATCACCTACTCCGTGCAGGGCTACACGCCGGGACGCTTCAAGACCGCGGCCATCGGCGAAATGCCGTTCCTCAGCGATGACGCGGTGGCGACATCGGTCGCGTTCTGGCGCGTCTACGAGAAATATCTCGCCTCAGCCGGCGAATATGATGGCGTGAAGGTCATGGCGATCTACACCCATGGGCCGGGCGAAATGTTCTCCTCGAAGCCGATCGAAAACGTCGACGATATCGAGGGCCAGAAGATCCGTATCGGCGGCGTCGTGGCGAAAGACATCGTGACCTCGCTTGGCGGCGTGCCGGTCGAGGGCCCGTCCTCGAAATCCTACGAACTGCTCAGCCAGGGCGTCGCGGACGGTATCTTCTTCCCCTACGAATCCGTCAATTTCTTCAAGCTGATCGACCTCGTTGACTATGGCTATGCCGTGCCGGGCGGCATTTACAACACCGCCATGTTCGTCGTCATGAACCAGGGAAAATGGGACAGCCTGCCGCCGGAAGACCAGGCCGCGATCAGCACGATCATCGGCGAGCCGCTGTCGCGCAAGGCCGGCGAAATGTGGAACGAGGCCGACGCCAGGGGCCGCGCCGCCATGGAAGGCAAGGTCCGGATCCACGAAGCCGGCGAAACGGACATGACGGCGCTGCGCGAAAAGCTGCAGCCGATCATCGACAACCAGATCGCCGTGGTTTCCGCCACGGGCGTTGACGGTCAGGCGGCCTACGAAATGCTCAAGGCGGAAATCGCCAAAGTCGAAGCGGAGTCCGCGCAATGA
- a CDS encoding TRAP transporter small permease — protein sequence MKGFHVPGTDEEGGGLAAASPMSGLVKKIIAWISAVFLCVMMVLTVIDVVGRYIFNAPLAGATEMTELLLSAVIFIGLPAATLDRDHVTVDFLTDRLNGGIERIRVPAIALLSAAIMAVVAWRLWLMGDQIAGYGGVTVSLHLPVAPLAYLAGILTGLSACIMLAMAGYAARRGS from the coding sequence ATGAAGGGCTTCCATGTCCCCGGCACGGATGAAGAGGGAGGCGGCCTTGCGGCCGCCTCCCCCATGTCCGGCCTCGTCAAGAAAATCATTGCCTGGATCAGCGCCGTGTTTCTCTGCGTGATGATGGTGCTGACCGTCATCGACGTCGTCGGGCGTTATATCTTCAACGCGCCGCTTGCGGGGGCAACGGAGATGACCGAACTGCTGCTCTCCGCAGTCATCTTCATCGGTCTGCCTGCCGCGACGCTCGATCGCGATCACGTAACGGTGGATTTCCTCACCGACCGGCTGAACGGCGGCATCGAGCGCATCCGCGTGCCGGCGATCGCGCTTCTCTCCGCCGCCATCATGGCTGTCGTGGCCTGGCGGCTCTGGCTGATGGGCGACCAGATCGCGGGTTATGGCGGGGTCACCGTTTCGCTGCACCTGCCGGTGGCGCCGCTTGCCTATCTGGCAGGCATTCTCACCGGCCTTTCCGCCTGCATCATGCTGGCGATGGCGGGTTATGCCGCACGGAGAGGTTCGTGA
- a CDS encoding TRAP transporter large permease: MAHWEIGMLVLFGLLLAGLPISLALTAIGIVGTATIIGWEPSFALLGQTFFDNSRSYSLSILPLFLMMGNFVVQSGVAHDLYDAAYAWLRHRRGGLAIATILACGGFSSVCGSSLATASTMAKISMPSMRRFGYPDGLSTASIAAGGTLGILIPPSVILMFYGLMTQQDIGKLFIAGIVPGILGVCLYVAAVWMSMKAGRVEVPVEPKLPLIDRIRALKGVSGALALFIFVMGGIYLGVFTPTESAGMGAAGAFLLVVLRRRMRLQEALSTLYDTAKTTAMMNFILFGALTFANYVNLSGMTSDMQTILTGFGDNPWGVILMITLIYLVLGCMLEGLSMITLTVPIFYPIVAQYGFDLIWFGIYVVIVTEVSYITPPMGLNAFVLRSVVKDVSLATIFRGLSSFLVVDVVRLVLILIFPTIALLLPNLM, encoded by the coding sequence ATGGCGCATTGGGAAATCGGAATGCTCGTGCTGTTCGGCCTGCTTCTGGCCGGGTTGCCGATTTCGCTGGCGCTGACGGCCATCGGCATTGTCGGAACCGCGACGATCATCGGCTGGGAGCCGTCTTTCGCCCTGCTCGGCCAGACCTTTTTCGACAACAGCCGCAGCTATTCGCTGTCGATCCTTCCGCTGTTTCTGATGATGGGCAATTTCGTCGTGCAGTCGGGCGTTGCCCATGATCTGTACGACGCCGCCTATGCCTGGCTGAGGCACCGCCGCGGCGGTCTGGCGATCGCGACGATCCTCGCCTGCGGCGGTTTTTCCTCGGTCTGCGGCTCCTCGCTTGCCACGGCCTCGACCATGGCCAAGATCTCCATGCCCTCGATGCGCCGCTTCGGCTATCCCGACGGTTTGTCGACGGCCTCGATCGCTGCCGGCGGCACGCTCGGCATCCTGATCCCGCCTTCCGTGATCCTGATGTTCTACGGGTTGATGACCCAGCAGGACATCGGAAAACTGTTCATCGCCGGCATCGTGCCCGGTATTCTCGGCGTCTGTCTCTATGTGGCGGCGGTCTGGATGTCGATGAAGGCGGGTCGCGTCGAGGTGCCGGTCGAACCCAAACTGCCGCTGATCGACAGGATCCGTGCGCTGAAGGGCGTCTCGGGCGCGCTGGCGCTGTTCATCTTCGTCATGGGCGGTATTTATCTCGGCGTGTTCACGCCGACCGAAAGCGCGGGAATGGGAGCGGCGGGCGCCTTCCTTCTGGTGGTACTGCGTCGCCGGATGAGACTTCAGGAAGCGCTTTCGACGCTTTACGACACGGCCAAGACCACAGCGATGATGAATTTCATCCTGTTCGGCGCGCTGACATTCGCCAATTATGTCAATCTCTCCGGCATGACGAGCGACATGCAGACCATTCTGACGGGTTTCGGCGACAATCCGTGGGGCGTGATCCTGATGATCACCCTGATTTACCTCGTGCTCGGCTGCATGCTGGAAGGCCTGTCGATGATCACGCTGACCGTGCCGATTTTCTATCCGATCGTCGCCCAATACGGCTTTGATCTGATCTGGTTCGGCATTTATGTCGTGATCGTCACCGAGGTCAGCTACATCACGCCGCCCATGGGCCTCAACGCCTTCGTGTTGCGCTCGGTGGTCAAGGACGTTTCGCTTGCGACGATATTCAGGGGGCTTTCGAGCTTTCTGGTCGTCGATGTCGTCCGTCTCGTCCTGATCCTGATTTTCCCCACGATCGCGCTTCTGTTGCCCAACCTGATGTAG
- a CDS encoding CocE/NonD family hydrolase: MAKQGFTTSEDQWITLKDGTRLATRIWMPDSAADRPVPTVLEYLPYRKRGGTDPRDESTYPVFAAAGIAGVRVDIRGSGESEGVIDGEYTPRELSDACEILEWIAAQPWSNGNVGMMGISWGGFNCLQVAALKPPQLKAVISIASTVDRYNDDIHYKNGAHLSAQLSWAGTMLAYQSRTPDIDLVGDRWKDMWLERLEGQPFFMEEWLAHQRRDDFWKHGSICEDFDGFPVPALVIAGWADGYRNTPLKAIEGLGDKGKAIVGPWIHKYPHFAWPKPRMDFHAEAIAWWKRWLDDETNGAEDLPQMRAYILDGPRPALRRERDPGYWIAKQAWAPPKTETLTVAADGTLNATGASEGTGDIYLRSPLDTGTSGGEWFTLKPDAEIAGDQRSDNGGSLTFQTAPLAEEAVYLGAPELSVDVACEGDWENLVVRIIDVHPDGTETRACYGVLNLAHRDGNETPANMPRGEKTRITMRLDAMGYRFAPGHRIKLALSTSYWPTILPSPEAPGLTIDTASIRLALPLLGAHERITVAEPENPNPLPQYEMRSPEETRRSVEKDLVTGLTHYRIYEDTGLEVHPQNGLRTQEIRNEDWSIDPNDPLSMKGDIDWNIRIERDGWSVSTKTTTTMRCTNKDWIIAASVTAFEGDREIFAKSFEQRIPRDFM, encoded by the coding sequence ATGGCTAAACAAGGTTTTACGACGTCCGAGGACCAGTGGATCACGCTCAAGGACGGCACGCGCCTGGCAACGCGAATCTGGATGCCGGACAGCGCGGCGGACAGGCCGGTGCCAACCGTGCTGGAATATCTGCCCTACCGCAAGCGCGGCGGAACCGACCCGCGCGACGAATCCACCTATCCGGTCTTCGCCGCCGCCGGCATTGCCGGCGTGCGCGTCGATATCCGTGGTTCGGGCGAATCCGAAGGTGTCATCGACGGCGAATACACCCCGCGCGAACTCTCCGATGCCTGCGAGATCCTCGAATGGATCGCCGCCCAGCCCTGGTCGAACGGCAATGTCGGCATGATGGGCATTTCCTGGGGCGGGTTCAACTGCCTGCAGGTGGCCGCGCTGAAACCGCCGCAGCTGAAAGCCGTGATCTCGATCGCCTCCACCGTCGACCGTTACAATGACGATATTCACTACAAGAACGGCGCGCATCTTTCCGCCCAGCTCTCCTGGGCGGGCACCATGCTCGCCTATCAGTCGCGCACACCGGATATCGATCTGGTCGGCGACCGGTGGAAGGACATGTGGCTGGAGCGGCTGGAAGGCCAGCCCTTCTTCATGGAGGAATGGCTCGCGCATCAGCGTCGCGACGATTTCTGGAAGCACGGCTCGATCTGCGAGGATTTCGACGGCTTTCCCGTTCCCGCGCTGGTGATTGCCGGCTGGGCGGACGGCTATCGTAACACGCCGCTGAAGGCGATCGAGGGTCTGGGCGACAAAGGCAAGGCGATTGTCGGCCCGTGGATCCACAAATACCCGCATTTCGCCTGGCCGAAGCCGCGCATGGATTTCCACGCCGAGGCCATCGCCTGGTGGAAACGCTGGCTGGACGATGAAACCAACGGCGCGGAAGACCTGCCGCAGATGCGCGCCTATATCCTCGATGGTCCGCGACCGGCGCTGAGGCGCGAACGCGATCCCGGCTACTGGATCGCCAAGCAGGCCTGGGCGCCGCCGAAGACCGAAACGCTGACGGTGGCCGCCGACGGAACGCTCAACGCGACCGGCGCCAGCGAAGGCACGGGCGACATCTATCTGCGCTCGCCGCTCGACACCGGGACCAGCGGCGGAGAATGGTTCACGCTGAAACCCGACGCGGAAATTGCCGGCGATCAGCGCAGCGATAATGGCGGTTCGCTGACCTTCCAGACCGCGCCACTTGCCGAAGAGGCGGTCTATCTCGGCGCGCCGGAGCTTTCCGTCGACGTCGCCTGCGAGGGCGACTGGGAAAACCTTGTCGTCCGGATCATCGATGTCCATCCCGATGGCACGGAAACCCGCGCCTGCTACGGCGTCCTGAATCTCGCCCATCGCGACGGCAACGAGACCCCGGCCAACATGCCCCGTGGCGAGAAGACGCGCATCACCATGCGGCTTGACGCCATGGGTTACCGCTTCGCGCCCGGCCATCGCATCAAGCTCGCGCTTTCGACAAGCTACTGGCCGACCATCCTGCCGTCGCCCGAGGCGCCGGGACTCACGATCGATACGGCCAGCATCCGCCTTGCCTTGCCGCTTCTTGGCGCGCATGAGCGCATCACCGTCGCCGAGCCGGAAAATCCAAATCCGCTGCCGCAGTATGAAATGCGGTCGCCCGAGGAAACCCGCCGCTCGGTCGAAAAGGATCTGGTCACCGGCCTGACGCACTATCGCATCTACGAGGACACCGGGCTGGAAGTGCATCCGCAAAATGGATTGCGCACCCAGGAAATCCGCAATGAGGACTGGTCGATCGACCCCAACGACCCGCTGTCGATGAAGGGCGATATCGACTGGAATATCCGGATCGAGCGCGATGGCTGGTCGGTTTCGACCAAAACCACCACGACGATGCGCTGCACGAATAAGGACTGGATCATCGCGGCAAGCGTGACGGCATTCGAAGGCGACCGCGAAATCTTCGCGAAGTCCTTCGAACAGCGCATCCCCCGCGACTTCATGTAG
- a CDS encoding ABC transporter ATP-binding protein: MAYPPGERPHPIEIVKGVSFTLESGKVLGLIGESGAGKSTIGLSPLAYGRGGVTITGGEVLLDGVDILKLGKSGTRALRGARVCYVSQSAAASFNPAHKLGDQVIEATVRHGLMSRGEARKRAVELFDILGLPEPDSFGNRYPHQVSGGQLQRAMTAMALCSRPELIVFDEPTTALDVTTQIDVLAAIKTAIEKTGTAALYITHDLAVVAQVADDIMVLRNGETVEYGSVEKIIENPDAEYTRELVNVRAIRHEEAADQSDRFFEMNNISASYGTIPVLFDVSLHVPKGQTLAIVGESGSGKSTLARVATGLLPPTAGSVRFGGQDLPPALKNRSREELRQLQLIYQMADTAMNPRQTVGGIIGRAVTFYEGLRGSARHGRVNELLEQIEMGSGYYDRYPAELSGGQKQRVAIARALAARPELIICDEPTSALDPLVADGILKLLLQLQKEEQLSYIFITHDIAIVRAIADSVAVMHQGKLVRFGPKAEALSPPFDDYTDLLLKSVPEMKIGWLEEVLASRRTVSAGN; the protein is encoded by the coding sequence ATGGCCTATCCGCCCGGAGAACGGCCGCATCCGATCGAAATCGTCAAGGGCGTAAGCTTCACACTGGAAAGCGGGAAGGTGCTCGGGCTGATCGGCGAATCGGGCGCCGGCAAATCCACCATCGGGCTTTCTCCGCTCGCCTACGGGCGCGGCGGCGTCACCATCACGGGCGGCGAGGTGCTGTTGGACGGCGTCGACATCCTGAAGCTCGGTAAATCCGGCACGCGGGCGCTGCGCGGCGCGCGGGTCTGCTACGTCTCGCAATCGGCGGCGGCCTCGTTCAATCCCGCCCACAAGCTCGGCGATCAGGTGATCGAGGCGACCGTGCGCCACGGGCTGATGAGCCGCGGCGAGGCCCGGAAGCGGGCCGTCGAACTGTTCGATATTCTCGGCCTGCCGGAACCGGACAGTTTCGGCAACCGCTATCCCCATCAGGTCTCCGGCGGGCAGTTGCAGCGGGCGATGACGGCGATGGCGCTCTGCAGCCGCCCGGAACTCATCGTCTTCGACGAGCCGACCACCGCGCTCGACGTCACCACCCAGATCGACGTGCTGGCAGCGATCAAGACCGCGATCGAAAAAACCGGAACCGCCGCGCTCTACATCACCCATGACCTCGCGGTGGTGGCGCAGGTGGCCGACGACATCATGGTGCTGCGCAATGGCGAAACCGTGGAATATGGCAGCGTCGAAAAGATCATCGAAAACCCGGATGCCGAATACACCCGCGAGCTGGTGAATGTCCGCGCGATCCGGCACGAAGAAGCCGCCGACCAGTCCGACCGCTTCTTCGAGATGAACAACATCTCGGCCTCCTACGGCACCATTCCGGTGCTGTTCGATGTGTCGCTGCATGTTCCCAAGGGGCAGACGCTTGCCATTGTCGGCGAATCCGGTTCGGGCAAATCAACGCTTGCGCGGGTGGCGACGGGCCTTCTGCCGCCGACCGCCGGCAGCGTGCGCTTTGGCGGGCAGGACCTGCCGCCGGCGCTGAAGAACCGCAGCCGGGAGGAGTTGCGCCAGCTTCAGCTGATCTACCAGATGGCCGACACCGCCATGAACCCGCGCCAGACCGTGGGCGGCATCATCGGACGGGCGGTGACCTTCTACGAAGGCCTCAGAGGTTCCGCGCGTCACGGCCGGGTCAACGAGCTGCTCGAACAGATCGAAATGGGCAGCGGCTATTACGATCGCTATCCCGCAGAGCTTTCCGGCGGCCAGAAACAGCGCGTGGCAATCGCCCGCGCGCTTGCCGCCCGGCCGGAGCTGATCATCTGCGACGAGCCGACCTCGGCGCTCGATCCGCTGGTGGCCGACGGCATTTTGAAACTGCTGCTGCAGCTCCAGAAGGAAGAGCAGCTTTCCTACATCTTCATCACCCACGACATCGCCATTGTCCGGGCGATTGCCGACAGCGTCGCGGTGATGCATCAGGGCAAGCTGGTCCGCTTCGGCCCCAAGGCGGAGGCGCTGTCCCCGCCCTTCGACGACTATACCGATCTGCTGCTGAAATCCGTGCCCGAAATGAAGATCGGCTGGCTGGAAGAGGTACTCGCCAGCCGCAGGACGGTGAGCGCCGGCAACTGA
- a CDS encoding ABC transporter permease, which translates to MNIRSVSLTAWIGMAGIAIAIIAAAFAPWLAPYGENQVVGTPWEPASAAFLLGTDNLGRDLLSRMIYGARMTLFVSFCATVLAFSLGVILSFVATVMRGIVDMGLSRLNDLMMSIPTLIFALIVLAALPQNLAVLIGVMAVLDSTRVFRLGRALALDIAVMDFVEAARLRGEKTLWIVFREILPNAMTPLLAEFGLRLAFAVLFISTLSFLGLGIQPPTADWGGMVKDNKDGIIFGVSAALVPGAAIAALTISINLVVDWLLKRTSSLKGGRGG; encoded by the coding sequence ATGAATATCCGTTCCGTTTCGCTGACGGCGTGGATCGGCATGGCCGGCATCGCCATTGCCATCATCGCCGCGGCCTTCGCCCCCTGGCTTGCGCCCTACGGCGAGAACCAGGTTGTCGGCACGCCCTGGGAACCGGCGAGCGCGGCCTTTCTGCTGGGAACCGACAATCTCGGCCGGGACCTCTTGTCGCGCATGATCTACGGCGCCCGCATGACGCTGTTCGTGTCATTCTGCGCCACCGTTCTCGCTTTCTCGCTGGGGGTCATTCTGAGCTTTGTTGCCACCGTCATGCGCGGCATCGTCGATATGGGCCTGTCGCGCCTCAACGACCTGATGATGTCGATCCCGACGCTGATCTTCGCGCTGATCGTGCTGGCGGCGCTGCCGCAGAACCTGGCGGTGCTGATCGGCGTCATGGCGGTGCTCGATTCCACCCGCGTCTTCCGCCTCGGCCGGGCGCTGGCGCTCGATATCGCGGTGATGGACTTCGTCGAGGCGGCGCGGCTGCGCGGCGAAAAGACGCTGTGGATCGTGTTCCGCGAAATCCTGCCCAACGCGATGACGCCGCTTCTTGCCGAATTCGGCCTGCGGCTTGCCTTCGCAGTGCTGTTCATTTCGACCCTGTCGTTTCTCGGGCTCGGCATCCAGCCGCCGACGGCCGACTGGGGCGGCATGGTCAAGGACAACAAGGACGGCATCATCTTCGGCGTGTCCGCGGCGCTTGTGCCGGGGGCCGCGATTGCCGCGCTCACCATCTCCATCAATCTCGTCGTCGACTGGCTGCTGAAACGCACGTCCAGCCTGAAAGGAGGCCGCGGTGGCTGA
- a CDS encoding ABC transporter permease: MTETQPSPPAPVGAPPPGPIVVLRARFPMASRIGERIVLGIGLLFASSILIFAGIEILPGDFAETYLGQAATPQAIANLRAEFGLDQPLVSRYFDWLVGILHGDFGTSWASGQSVSGQIADRLGNSLLLAGAAAVIAVPLAVGLGLLAVLYRDRLMDRLINLVSLAAVSLPEFFVAYLLIMVFVVQHPVAAFPATVYDSMGLWEKLQTIILPVATLVLVVLAHMMRMTRAAIINVMASAYMETAELKGIGAMRAIVKHAAPNALAPIINVVALNLAYLIVGVVVVEVVFVYPGMGQYMVDAVTVRDLPVVQGCGLVFAAIYILLNMTADILSIVVNPRLRHPR, from the coding sequence GAGCGGATCGTGCTCGGCATCGGCTTGCTCTTTGCCAGTTCGATCCTGATTTTCGCCGGGATCGAAATCCTGCCCGGCGATTTCGCCGAGACCTATCTCGGTCAGGCGGCAACGCCGCAGGCGATCGCCAACCTGCGCGCCGAATTCGGCCTCGACCAGCCGCTCGTGAGCCGCTATTTCGACTGGCTTGTCGGCATATTGCATGGCGATTTCGGAACGTCATGGGCGAGCGGCCAGTCCGTCAGCGGCCAGATTGCCGACCGGCTCGGCAATTCGCTGCTTCTGGCGGGCGCGGCGGCGGTGATCGCCGTTCCGCTTGCCGTCGGCCTCGGCCTTCTCGCCGTGCTTTATCGCGACCGCCTGATGGATCGGCTGATCAACCTCGTCTCGCTTGCCGCCGTGTCGCTGCCGGAATTCTTCGTCGCTTATCTGCTGATCATGGTGTTCGTGGTCCAGCATCCGGTCGCTGCCTTTCCGGCCACGGTCTATGACAGCATGGGCCTGTGGGAGAAGCTTCAGACCATCATCCTTCCGGTGGCGACGCTGGTTCTGGTGGTGCTCGCCCACATGATGCGGATGACGCGGGCGGCGATCATCAACGTCATGGCATCGGCCTATATGGAAACCGCCGAGCTGAAAGGCATCGGCGCGATGCGGGCGATCGTGAAGCACGCAGCTCCCAATGCGCTGGCGCCGATCATCAATGTCGTCGCCCTCAACCTCGCCTATCTGATCGTCGGCGTGGTCGTGGTCGAGGTGGTCTTCGTCTATCCGGGCATGGGGCAGTATATGGTGGACGCGGTGACGGTGCGCGACCTGCCGGTGGTGCAGGGCTGCGGGCTGGTCTTCGCCGCGATCTACATTCTTCTGAACATGACCGCCGACATTCTGTCGATTGTCGTCAATCCGCGTCTGAGGCATCCGCGATGA